A part of Escherichia marmotae genomic DNA contains:
- a CDS encoding fimbrial protein produces MKRTKLFLVASLLPMFALAGNKWNTTLPGGNMQFQGVIIAEACRIEAGDKQMTVNMGQISSNRFHAVGEDSAPVPFVIHLRECSTVVSERVGVAFHGVADGKNPDVLSVGEGPGIATNVGIALFDDEGNLVPINRPPIHWKRLYSGATSLHFIAKYRATGRWVTGGMANAQAWFSLTYQ; encoded by the coding sequence ATGAAAAGGACGAAATTATTTCTAGTAGCGTCGTTACTGCCGATGTTTGCACTGGCCGGAAATAAATGGAACACCACGTTGCCCGGTGGAAATATGCAATTTCAGGGCGTCATTATTGCGGAAGCTTGCCGGATTGAAGCTGGTGATAAACAAATGACGGTCAATATGGGGCAAATCAGTAGTAACCGGTTTCATGCGGTAGGGGAAGATAGCGCCCCGGTGCCGTTTGTTATTCATTTACGGGAATGTAGCACGGTGGTGAGTGAACGTGTGGGCGTGGCGTTTCACGGTGTCGCTGATGGCAAAAATCCGGATGTGCTTTCTGTGGGTGAGGGGCCGGGAATTGCAACCAATGTTGGTATTGCCTTGTTTGATGACGAGGGAAACCTCGTACCGATTAATCGTCCACCAATACACTGGAAACGGCTTTACTCAGGCGCGACTTCGCTACATTTCATTGCTAAATATCGCGCAACAGGGCGTTGGGTTACTGGCGGCATGGCTAATGCTCAGGCCTGGTTCTCCTTAACCTATCAGTAA
- the fimA gene encoding type 1 fimbrial major subunit FimA, with product MKIKTLAIVVLSALSLSSTAALADTTPTTVNGGTVHFKGEIVNAACAVDAGSVDQTVQLGQVRTATLKQAGATSSAVGFNIQLNDCDTAVASTAAVAFLGTAIDSTNPKVLALQSSAAGSATNVGVQILDRTGNALTLDGATFSAQTTLNNGTNTIPFQARYYATGVATPGAANADATFKVQYQ from the coding sequence ATGAAAATTAAAACTCTGGCAATTGTTGTTCTGTCGGCGCTGTCCCTCAGTTCTACAGCGGCTTTGGCCGATACTACTCCCACGACGGTAAATGGTGGGACCGTTCACTTTAAAGGGGAAATCGTTAATGCTGCTTGTGCGGTTGATGCTGGTTCTGTTGATCAAACCGTTCAGTTGGGCCAGGTTCGTACTGCTACTCTGAAGCAGGCTGGAGCAACCAGCTCTGCTGTCGGTTTTAACATTCAACTGAATGATTGCGATACTGCTGTTGCAAGCACAGCCGCTGTTGCCTTCTTGGGCACAGCGATTGACAGCACTAATCCTAAAGTACTGGCTCTGCAGAGTTCTGCTGCAGGTAGCGCAACAAACGTTGGTGTGCAGATCCTTGACAGAACAGGCAATGCGCTGACGTTGGACGGTGCGACATTTAGCGCACAAACAACCCTGAATAATGGCACCAACACCATTCCGTTCCAGGCGCGTTATTATGCAACGGGTGTCGCAACCCCGGGTGCTGCTAATGCGGATGCAACCTTCAAGGTTCAGTATCAATAA